Below is a genomic region from Elusimicrobiota bacterium.
CTCACGACGCAGCGAGATGCTTCCCGGGCAGCGGCGTCTGGTTTGGCGAGCTGGCGGGGAGCTTTGGGGTCCGTCTCACAGCCGCTCATGAGCAGGAGGGCAGCCGCATAGGCGATTCCTGTGACTTTAGCCAAGCCTTCATGGCGGGTCATGCCAGCCGCAACTGCGCCAAAGAAGCGACCGTATCTCCTCCGCTGACGTTGGGGATGATGCTCAGCTCGAGCACGGTGACCGCCGCAAGCTCGACGCGGTGGTCTTCGGTCTGGCAGGTGGCGCCTGTGGGGCTGAAGTTCCACTGCTGCCGCACGATCTCCCGGAAGGTCTTGCCGCCATCCGGGGACCAGCGCAGGACGTACTCTTGCGTGCGCTCAAAGCTGGTCTCGACGAAGCTGAGCCAGATGCGCCGGACGAGTTGCGGAGAGGCGAAGAGAAGGCGGATGGTCTGCTTCCCGGGCCCTGCGGCGCGCC
It encodes:
- a CDS encoding carbohydrate-binding protein, translated to MRKRIIAQVQKATTPPSQDWLNIEDLAEVEITSEDAAHPIESALLPSRDTGWRAAGPGKQTIRLLFASPQLVRRIWLSFVETSFERTQEYVLRWSPDGGKTFREIVRQQWNFSPTGATCQTEDHRVELAAVTVLELSIIPNVSGGDTVASLAQLRLA